In Akkermansiaceae bacterium, a single genomic region encodes these proteins:
- a CDS encoding transposase, translated as MDGKGRLVRAALTAGQVSEAKIAPGLVRGLEGCRVVADKGYDSRAMREMVEHSGSRSCIPA; from the coding sequence GTGGATGGGAAAGGCCGCCTGGTCCGGGCGGCGTTGACGGCGGGACAGGTCAGCGAAGCGAAGATCGCTCCGGGACTGGTGAGAGGATTGGAAGGATGCCGGGTGGTCGCCGACAAAGGTTACGACAGCCGGGCGATGAGGGAGATGGTGGAGCATTCGGGCAGCCGCAGTTGCATCCCGGC